DNA sequence from the Diorhabda sublineata isolate icDioSubl1.1 chromosome 6, icDioSubl1.1, whole genome shotgun sequence genome:
AGGAGGCCAAGACTCACAACGAGCCGTAGTGTCAATTGGTAAGGTAAGGTAAAATTGGAATTCTCAGTTTGATGTTAGACTAAAGTTCAAACTGCCCCCAAACCGTGGGTGATGTTTAAACCTAAGCTTGTCGTTAAGCGTCATCTATAAAACGCGAAAAAGAATATATCTGTGGTTCAACCTGACGTTTGTTAAGCTAGATTAGAATTCTAGATAGTAAAACTTTCAAAGGTGTCAACAACTTTTAAATATCTCGAAGATAATGAAGAACGAAGTTGAAAATCTACAGGACTCTAATAATAATCGAAACTTATGGCAGTGAATGTTGGGTAATGAATAATATATGAAAGAAGCAGAGTGGAAAACCTGAAATAATGGCCACATTCAAAGAATGGAGGACAAGCGGATGAATGTCGAAATATACAGCAGTAGAAAAAGAGGTAGAACCCTACCAGATGGACTGATCAAGTTCACGATGGCTCACAAGAAATTTATGTAAGAGGATTGGTGACGAACAGACCAGTTTGGAGACGATTTGTCGAGGAAGCCCAGGTTCAAAACGAGCTGTAATAAAGTTTGTCGATAAACGCCATCGATAAAACGTGAAAAAGTTGATATCTGTGGTTTAAACTGACGTTCAGGACTAGAATTCCCTAATAAAATTGCGAATTTCTTGATGTATCATGAAATTTCATTATCCTATAGcctatttaacaaaatttgaatatctgCGTAGCTCTTACCTTTCGTTTCCGGTAACATGAAACACATAAAAGTGAACCCcatgaaacagaaaaaactgaaaGACCAAATACAGTACTGTACTCCATAATATTCACTAATTAAAGGAAATAGAAAAACTTGGGAAGCTCCTAATAGATAACATACAGTGAAGACGAAAGCGCAACCCGCAGCTCTTACATCTACAGGAAATAATTCATTCATAACAGTTATAGATAGAGTACCTATACCTAATGCgtacataaaattaaaaagcaaTACCGATGAGAGAGGTAACCAGCTCAAAGTTGCGATATTTGCgttagaaacattattttttaagaaaaaatagatcccgattaaaaatagagaaatgCAGCTGCCAAAAGATGAAATTAACAACAAAGGTTTTCGTCCAGATTTCTCAACTAAAACAGTACTGAGGAAAAAACTAATGAACTTAATTACTGCCACCATGACAGCTAAGTTATTACCCGAAAAAGAAGAACTGACGTTATTAAAAATAGGTgcgagaaattttaaaatacttatCACCCCCGACAATTGTTGCGTAAGATTTATACCTAGAGAAATTAATAAAGCTCTTCGgacgtttttgtttttaaataatgccATTAAACCAGATTGGTTATTATTTTCCCTAGATTTAAGATTATATTCAATACATCTACAATCTTCATTAATACGTACAACATTTTTATTCCTTCTTAAACTAATTAACGCCACCAATGCCGCGGGgatattatttttcgaaattaagtAAACAGGAGATTCCGGCAAAAccaaataaacaacaataaaatgaattacGAGCGGTAAAGTGAGTAGTAAAGTGAAATTTCTTACAGAAGTTAGAGGGCCTAATACGTAACCATAAAGATTACCCAAAGGCATCAAAACTCCTATGAGGCTCAATATTCTACCACGGTTATGAGGCTCCGATATCTCGCTTAAATATAGCGGTAAAACAACGTAAACTCCAGCTAcgcatataaataaaaaacataaaccAGCAGAGTAAACGTATACGTGTCTTCCAAATGCTATAACAACCAGAGATATCATCATTCCTAACGATACCAATAATAAAGAGTTCTTTCTACCGACAGCATTCGGTACTTGAGCGAAAATAATGTTACCTAATATTGCTACAAAAGAAGGTAAACCGGTTATTAGAGAAGTCTCAAACGGTGATATGGGCTTCCCCAATGGATTATCCACGTCGTTGGTCGATTTTAATTTGGGTATAACTGGTGAAGACCATACTATGCTGGAACAACCAGTGAATACCAGTAGACttgctgaaaaaaaaatactcgaGCTGAAACTTTGAGCCATACAGTTACGTGGACAGCTACCAGGGATTGCaatatggaaaaactttttAGTAGGTAATCTTAAGATAGTTTTTGTCAATAAATGCAATAAACGAATGTATACAAGTAGTCTGCTACCGATAAAATATCATActggtcgtccaaaatcgatgTGTTTGTACTTTGTGTTTGTTAACAGAGTCTTGACATTTTACTTTCAAGTTCCTCACTGCAGACTCAATAGTTGGGAGGTAACCAACTGGAAAAAGGTATTTGAAAATCAGATTTGTAGTGGTGGGTGACGTCGGTGGTTGCGTGGGATCTGGTGCGAAAGTTTATCAAATGTGTATCCAGCTCTACTGGCcagtttttcttttccaaaacaGAGACTTCGACAGTCTTTTTTAGCTATCTAATAAACCTTTCTGGAGTACCATTAGCTTCTAGTAAGGTCTCAGCATATTCCTTACAATCGAATGGCGGGCCATTATCTGATTTGAGAAGGTCAGGACCCCAAACTACGAAAACCATTTCTACAAGACCCTCAAATTTGAGGAGGCACGAATTTTATTGACATCAACATCTTTACATTCAGTCGTTTTCAAATCCTGGGTATGAGAGGATACAGCCTCCTCAATATGCCTTAACTCAAAAACTTAGTCTAGTTTAATATCGATTTTAATCTTTGTTTGAAGAGATTCCACGTGCGTACTATTAATtcgtaaaaatataaattggatagtggaaataaataaaaattgccTACCTGTTATTGCGCAAAAATATACAAATGGAGTATCTTTTTTTGACATATAAAGTTTCGTCGTTCCATCAGATAATCCGTCCAATTGATCAACATTATGATTACCactttcaaccatttttattattcaaattcagTTTCTCATAtcccaaatatataattatatgaatGATTGTATGTTAACCTCTACTATCTATTGttatacaatgttgccaaactgatgttttattacaaaatctaCTATTCTGCATAAATATTGATGTGTAGTTTGACCTATGGTAGTGTAAACAAATATCATCTGTTGACGACGTTCGGTAGATAAGAATAATAAGTTTCCAATAtgttatttgattatttgtagaatgaaaaaatgtctcAACCGAAAGAATTTATGTTTGCAATTAAAAGAAGGAATGCATAAGTTATGTACATGGTACATCTTATTCTCTAAATTGATCATTGACCACGACGCACagctattttatttaattgttaaaatttaataaaatatatgtagtTAAAGTggcatttatttatttttggaaaacccGTTAAAAAATTTCCCACTGTTTATACGGGGAGTgctcaaaaataataagaaagttaTTTCTGCAAaacttcttcaaaataaaattttatgtgtataatttttgtttaatatggTCGAATTGATCCTTACAACTTAAAACCCCAAATTCAATACAACATTTGGACTTTGGAGAAAAGCATACAAGTTGAAAAAACTTGTCAGTCTACAATGAGGGGCTTCGAAATGTGGACATAAAAATGACAAGTAGCAAGTGAATATGAGATTGAAGATATTAAAATGAGAAGTAAAAAAACTCTTAATGTCACAATTTGTATTTTACTTGGTTTCTACACGCTATAAACTGTTTACTTTTCtagtgttttaaaaaataaagctTCAACTTAAGTTCTAGTGGGTGATAGTAacaataattgatgaaatagagtatagaaaaaaattcaaagatctTGGCAAAAATCACGTATCACTAGATGGCTTTTATCACGATGAATATTATAATCTATAAGGGTGTTTGATACGGTttaattctttatatatttctaatgatttagtttcctttattttcgtaatttccGTTAGTTCCTAAACGTTTTTGTGGGGTGAGaacaaaacattttgtttaataatcgGTCTAAAAATAACGAGATTTGAAATATGTTGAGGTTAGAAGCAGACCACTAAAAGAAGGTCAAGCGGTTTTCAAAAGCATAGCAAATAGTATTATGTTGCCTAGTAGGAACAAATTCATAAAGCATTAAAAGTTTGTGTCAATAGATGTCAGGTCGAGCTTTCCAGCCTCGTGAGATAACAACTGAATGATGTAGTTAAAGATTGGAAATACATCTTTTACCacctttttattgttttcgaagTGTATCTTATGAATGTTTGGTTGTTTTCAACTCAAAGAAGCACTTAAACagtgattttatatttattattttattacttggactaaaatttcaaataacactttctattgttaaaaaaacaaaattagttgTTATTCTGGCTCTAttgaagtttgaaagaaaattaacagaTGTCCCCTCTCTCGTAATTTTGCGAAAAACACTATTGAGTTGGCGCTTGATTAATATAATAGCCACAGAACATACCAAAAATGTTCTGTGATAGTAGCTTTGACAATATCAGCTGATTGATGAACGTCAAGGTCAAGACAACGGTTAGAATTTTGTGTTTATAATcacacatttatttattaatttttgaaaaataaacaattagtTGTGTGTCTTATTTCTCCACCATTtaattttagagaaatataGAGATTTCACCGCCAACTCcagaattcaattttttttagacTTTTCTCGGCTTATGTTTTAATGTTTGTTGTCAATTAAAGTATGTTAATACATATATGATTATATAAACTATcatccaaattaaaaaaaaaatgcaaagcatagaagtttgaaaaataaaaagcaaatatgaaattgtttttatttctctcATTGGAATTTAATCTAATGACCTCGAGGTTAAAAGGCGACGACCTAATATCTGAACTGTGGAATCCTTAGAATGgtcatatgaaaaatattcaaaaaattaaatttgaaccGTGTACTGTCAACGGAATTTAGCAATTACGTGAATTTTTCAGTCAATCTATTAAAAggaaattgattaaatattgattacaaaattcAATCTGATTACACAACAATGTACATTACCcaaatatttaaacaataatgGAAACTGAAAGTGGACGAGGTTTGGTGAAGTACTGTTATTTTAGGAAAACTCAATGCATCACATAATGTAATTAGAACTTATTTTTCTGTGTAAAACAAAGTTCCAATACAAACCAGCAAACGTAGATCCTCACTGCATAAACATTTGAACATAGAAGGGCTGTTTGGAAACTATTATAGGGTTAATCGAATTTTATCTCGTAATGTCACCCCTAACTTGGATCTCTACATgagttattcttattttatttacaattttttgtcatGTTAGTGTTTCCAAACAATGAATCAATACTGGCTCGTGAGGTCGATCAGAGCTCAGATCAGAAATAATATTGTACATTCAGGACAAATAAAACTTCAAGACCAGaacaataataaacatttactgcagatttttataaaaattataacactatattgtaaatatagtcaccagtgaaataattaaaatcacaTTGGACCAATACAtacttatatattatatacatctaatgcaaaaattttattttgaaactccAACTAATGCTGGCCTTATCACCCTATCTTGTAATTTGTATCCAATTTTGGAGACTATCACAACTGTACCAGGTTCTTTTCCGTCAACCTCCtgaaaatacccaaaaattaatcTTTACACCTATCAGTGTTTTTGTTTCTGCTAGTGCAAATATACTGCAACCTCCactacatttcaaaaattttatacaccatataaaaagttatatttagtAAACCTACATATGTACCATAATCGAATATTGATCCAACACTTACTGCACCTTACCCAACCATTTCTGCATACAGCTCTTGTCTTGTGAGCAGTTCA
Encoded proteins:
- the LOC130445977 gene encoding facilitated trehalose transporter Tret1-like produces the protein MVESGNHNVDQLDGLSDGTTKLYMSKKDTPFVYFCAITASLLVFTGCSSIVWSSPVIPKLKSTNDVDNPLGKPISPFETSLITGLPSFVAILGNIIFAQVPNAVGRKNSLLLVSLGMMISLVVIAFGRHVYVYSAGLCFLFICVAGVYVVLPLYLSEISEPHNRGRILSLIGVLMPLGNLYGYVLGPLTSVRNFTLLLTLPLVIHFIVVYLVLPESPVYLISKNNIPAALVALISLRRNKNVVRINEDCRCIEYNLKSRENNNQSGLMALFKNKNVRRALLISLGINLTQQLSGVISILKFLAPIFNNVSSSFSGNNLAVMVAVIKFISFFLSTVLVEKSGRKPLLLISSFGSCISLFLIGIYFFLKNNVSNANIATLSWLPLSSVLLFNFMYALGIGTLSITVMNELFPVDVRAAGCAFVFTVCYLLGASQVFLFPLISEYYGVQYCIWSFSFFCFMGFTFMCFMLPETKGKSYADIQILLNRL